In the Channa argus isolate prfri chromosome 19, Channa argus male v1.0, whole genome shotgun sequence genome, CAGCTTCTCATGGTCCACTCATAACCTATCGTGCTAATTTAGTAGACATGAAATAAATTGCTTTGTCTTTCggcttttcccttcaggggtcaccacagcagaattagttccacatgttgatgtgGCAATGAAGTTTTACACTGGATGCTCTTCCGGCTGCAACCCTCACATTTTTATCTGGACTCAGGACCttcaccaaggtggcccttggtggctgggtgagGCAAGAAATTGTTGCATAATATAAACTCCGCACCTGATCATTTTGACATGTTGAGAGATCTGTGCATTATCAGGCAATATTAAGATAAAGCATATATTAACACACCCCCTCTGCGATATACGTGGATATACCCACCTATATCCACAGTGTCTGTCCATGTCCCCATGATCTTATGACATTGGGTGAGTGTTGAGATGTATCACAACAATCTGGCACATGATCTACTTTGTGGCTGATTTTGCAACGATCCACCTGTTGATTCTCTTAACCTTAAACAAGAATTGTAACACCAACTGAGTACAGAAGTATCTTGGAATCAGACTTGTCTTTACGCCCTTCACATCTCACATGTGGTGATGCTGATGATGTGACGTACTATTTTAAGCATTAGGaacctctctttctgtctgtcaatTATCTTATAGTAGAAGTAGCGTTGCTATGTTGGCTTAAGAAGGTTGTTATATATGATATTATTTTCTTATATCTGTGCTCTCTACCTCTGACCAGTGTCACTTTTGTGCAATGTCATTTCATATTTCCACCATTGGTTTACTGCAGTAGCTGATTTTACCTCATGCTCAGGTGCAGCCGTAATCTTCGGGACACACACATCTTAGGAAGGCTGTAGTCGAGTAGCTGTGATGACTCAACAGACTGCCCAGTCTAAGCCAGCCTTAGCCTTTCAGAGCTTTGGATGTGAGGAACGAGAGGTCATTGCTGATTTGAGTAAAGGTTGCACTCAGAGCTTGGCCCCTGAGTCCTGTCTTCAGTGTTGTATAGCTTATGTCGTTTTAATCTAGTTGAAAAAACTTAATTGTATTTTTCCTAAAACATAAGTGAAATCTGCCTGTGGGCATTTTAGCTGCTAAGCCAAGCTATTGTTCCATGAAGACACTGAGCTCAATATGAGCGCCAAAAATCTGCTCctagcatttagcatttacccACAAGGGCCTTACCCAGGGCTGTGCATCTTTccagtatgtgtttatgtgttctGCTGCCAAAGAAGAAAGGGACAGGGGTGCACTGTTGTTGCTTGGCttgttgtgtgtctgcaggggTTGGGTGGTGCGTGGGGGCTCCAACTGAGCTCCACAGAACTGGGTCAGAAGGATTAATTTTCTGGCCTGGTGAATTGGAGCTAATGGCAGATTAGCATGGGAAGTTTCACTTCCAAAACAGCCCCTTCACCCAAAGCACCCTCAGCCAGGACTGGAAAAGAAGGAGCCTGCTGTCTTTCACACTCCAGGGACCCTTTGTGTGGGGTGATGCCTCCTTACTGTGTGTACactctgcttttcatttcacCTTGTTGATCAGCAGTGGCCATGTAAATCTGTAGGTGTCACATTGGTCAGAATAAATTGTTTAGATGTTATTCATCAAGAGCATGAATATTTACATTCACCTGCTCCAGCTGCTCCTTCACTGTATGTATGATGGGAACATCTGAAATTTGATGCGTTGTTGTATGTCTTGACTTACATTCTGCGgaaattaacttttaatttaaacaatattgCCAATGTTCTCTGGAACAGAGCACCATAGTACATATACTCTAGTGGTTCCAGTAACAACACCTTTTGCAGGCCTGTAGTActgcaaacacatattttcataTGCATGTTCTACTCCTTTCCTTTGAGGAGTGTTGAAATGAATAATCAGTAAGTAtatgaaacaaaagaaatggcttttaaaatatgcctttgtgtttcatgctgtaaaaatataaagCGAGGAAAAGATGTTACACTACAGGCAGGAAACTGTGATGAGCATCCTTTCTGTATATTCTGACTACAGAGCCTGAATGGATGATCAGTTCACTGAAAACATCACCCTAATGAAAATGATGCTAGTTGCAATCCAgtgccacacacacaatgttccTATAACATCCATGGTAAATGGTTAATATTTTTGCATGCCATAAACTGCCTGGCCTTTGTAAAAACTCAATGCAATGTGCTTGGATGTTGCTGGCACCAGTGAACCTGTTGATTTGCTGATAGATAATTGAATTAGGTTTCATTCAGCATCTACaggtttttttcctctctcctctctctgtctccactGTGCCTTCTGTATTAGTGTTTGTGCCACCTTTCATCAGGCCTCCTGTTATAGCAATAAAGTCAGTATACACCTCTGTCAACCTTACGGCCTTGTGCATATCACATACATGGCTGCAACATCTTGTATGATGCCAACAATAGAGTAAATTCTAAATGAAATACTGGGAAACAGATTTTATCAGCATTTAGTATCCTGGTTGTTGTTTAATGgctttaagttttttattttatttgtggaaATAGAAATTTGGACTCATATACTCTATAGCTGTAGCAGCTTGGCAGCCACCTCAGTAAGGAGTCTAATGtctaattacttttttttcaaaaaggtttttagCTTCAGATCTTCCCAATTAGCCTTAGTCTGTGGACGGCAATGTATGCAGTATTATATGATGTCTATTTTTGCAAGAGCCCTTTGTCAAGTTGCTATAATTAAGAGAAGAGTCATTTAAAAGTTGAATTAACCTTGATTAAGCTGATTTGAGAGTTTATAGCTCTACATTGTTTCTTCAGGGGATGTTTTCAAGCTCAAGAGGATATTATGTATGAAAGTGTTGCTTAGACAAACCACAAACCATTTCTTTCTCTATTTAATTCCCAAtgctttcttctgttttttgtaaGGTATTGGGAAGAACGTCATCTGCGACAGAACCGCTACGCCTCTAGATGCCTTTCGAATGATGTCAGCAGCCCAATACTACCCCAAGTTGCTGAGTATTATGGGAAATGTCCTACGTTTCTTGCCAGCCTTCGTTCGAATGAAGGAACTCTTAGAAGAAGGGTACATTGGGGAGCTTCTGGTCTGTGAGGCCCAGGTGAGATGGAAACTCTGAattcttgttttgtgtttgtatggagatttttattatttaggttTGGTTAGAGTAAGACTGTTGCTTAAAGGTACCATAGAAGAATGGGTTTTTCCTGACACAAGATCCAAGTTCTAATGTCCGAATCACATTCAAGTGCAAAAAAACACCATATTCTTTAACGAAACGTACATTTTCTCCTTGTTGCCCTAAAGGTCCACAGTGGTAGTCTGCTGGGGAAGAAATACAACTGGAGCTGTGATGACCTGATGGGAGGTGGTGGTCTACACTCTGTTGGTACTTACATAATCGATCTTCTAACATTTCTTACGGGACAGCGTGCAGCCAAAGTCCACGGCTTCCTCAAGACATTTGTCAAACAGACAGACCACATCCGGGGCATTCGCCAGATCACCAGCGATGATTTCTGCACGTTCCAGATGGTACTGGAAGGAGGTGCCTGCTGCACCGTCACGCTTAACTTCAACATTCCTGGAGAGTTTCGTCAGGAGGTGATTGTTGTGGGGACTGTTGGGCGATTAACTGTCACGGGGACAGACCTGTATGGACAGAAGAACAATGGGGGTGGAGGAAGTGGTGGTGGTCCAGAACTGCTGCTGAAAGACACCACACCCCTTGAGAAGGCTTCCCTACCAGAGAAGGCCTTCAGTGACATTCCTTCCCCGTACCTAACTGGGATGATCCGGATGATCCAGGCTGTACGACAGGCCTTTCAGGACCAAGATGACCGGCGGACATGGGATGGGAGGCCTCTGACAATGGCCGCCACCTTTGAGGATTGCCTTTATGCTCTTTGTGTAGTGGATACCATCAAGAAATCTAACCAGTGCGGGGAATGGCAGAACATTGTGGTAATGACCGAGGAACCAGAGGTCAGCCCAGCTTACCTGATCAGTGAGGCCATGCGACGAAGTAGGATGTCACTCTACTGTTAGCATCCAGCTCATACTAACATGAACATCTGTGCTACCTTAAAATCAGGAGGTGGCAACAGAAACTTGGCTTGTTGGGATTTGTTTCACACTGCTACCAGATTCAGATCATAACTGGTTTGTTTTAACACTTTCAGATCTGTTACAGAGAGGTGACACCACTATGAGTTATGGTTTCCTGAAACCCTGCCTCCACAGTGCAGGAAAAGCAGTGTGCTTAATAATCAAACCTTTATTTATGAGGaagtctttcctttttttattattaatattattattattattttgacacAGGACTCTCCCGGCAGATGCATTTGTAAATCAATGTGATTCATGCAACATAAGGACAAAATTCAAGGCAAGTGAGGGCCTTAAATTACTGTGTTCTGCTTGACCGCAAGGGTATTGCGCCtcttatcccccccccccccccctctctctctctctctctttttttactgGGCCTGAAAGTCAACACCTTACACTGTGGGTCCAAATGAGGACAGCCAAGGAAGAACGACAGTCCTTTCGATTTTAAAACTGTGCCGCTCTATTGTTGCTATAATCTGAAGTACTTGCTAGTTTTACCAAGCGAATGtttacgtaaaaaaaaaaaaaaaaaaagaaagaaaaaatcagTTTGCTTGATAGCTACagtctctgtctgctctgtatGCTTCCTTTGTATGTGTGAAACAAGAGAAAAGGAAATCAGTCATTTGGCTGGTGGGTTTTTGAAGGAGTTtaaatttctgctttatttatgCAATATATTAAAGTTGTACACGAGCTTGTACGATGCCTTTATGCAGTTACAGTAGCCTGTGCATCAGAGGCCTAAATGAGCCATTCTTTGTGTTCATTTCATGCTGCACTGAATTCTATGTGATGCATTGCTACACATTTGTGCTGGGCATAGAAACTAATACAGTCTTGCACTACTTTGCAACTAAAGACTGCTGTGTGGGGAATCGTATCCACATGTTGCAATGAAACAGGTAACCCCTGCTACAACCTAATGTCAGTAAGTGTGCAACACTCTTTACAAAGCCTCATTGATATGCACAGTGACAGGCAGGCTTGTcagtatgtgtgcacacacctGAGATTCACACAGCTCCATCAGGCTGTTAAAGCTTTGTGCcattttttgtataaatgttgCTCATGGCTTCTTTCAGACATACTCATGACTGCGATGGGGAGAGCCACCGTGTTTGAGCAATAATTGCCATATGTGTGAGCATGGACAGGGATGTATAAGGTGTGAGGTCAGAGTTGTTGTTAGGACCTTGTATTCTTCTTGTGTGCCCATCGGTTAATGCTAGTGCACACAGCTTAGACACATAAATGTTGCTACATCCAACCTAGTAAGAATGTCATTGCAACTTTGAGTGAAAAATGTCCAGGGTGTTCAGGCAGACATGAAGCTGACACATCCCAGATGCCATCAGGTTAGTGGACAGGAGTACATGTCTGAAAAGGGCTTCACACTGGTTGAAAGTAGGACAGTGAACATTTCCTTCAGCTTTTGTCATAAATGTGATTCTTGGATTGTTATCCATCTGGTGAAAAGACCAAGACCAGCAAAGCATTAATCCTCAAACTATTGGACTTCCTGGCTGTTCCCAGACTCTTTtagaagatttacattttttaagctGTACCGATCCGTTTTACAGTGACTATGTAATGCACAAGCTGTCACTTGtgacaaaaacactgatatCACCCTCAGCTTTAAGTAGTTTCCTTTTAACCcattttatcttgttttcatATTACATCCTGTAACTCTGGCAGCCTCAAtctcacacacagcagccagcagttttcagcatttttttttatctgaactGACATTGAATTAGTATTGTATCCTATTGTAAAGGTTTAATCcgttgttggtttttgttttttcagaaagGAGAATCAATGAAGAAGCTAAAGTAAAGAAGACCAAAATGCAGAACAAAGAAGTGAGCTATCAGGAGTGAATGATAAAATTCCCTCATCATGATAATTTCAAGTGAGATAATGTTTCAGTGCAGAAATTCAAACTCCTTATTGAGTTTTACTTGCTGTTTATCATGTAAGACTGCTAAAACAAAACCATCCAAAAGTATTTGCAAATACACTTTGACATAAAGTCTGGTATCAGTCAGTGCAGGTGAAAGACCTACCAGTCaaaagatggatttttttttttttttttttgatgcatcATGGTTCCTCCTGTGTGGTTTCAAGTTGTTAAACTGTGCTGAAATACTATCTATGTAACGACTACTGAAAATGTACataagaaaaatattataaaactaaaatatgcgTTTgtctaaagaaataaacaagtaCTGTACgtatttcatttgtaaaaaccAAGGATGCGGATCATGTTTCAGTGAGTGTTAACGTATTTATTCTGCTCAACTGTTGAGGTCTTGTGAACTGACCTGCAGTGTAACAGGCAGATTGCTTCTTAGAAGTTTCTTCAATACACTGCTGTGAAAGAAAGCTGTAAACATCATAAATAACTACAGGTGATCCTGTGAATATGAATAATGATCAGCACTACTGAGACTGTTTAGTGTTTCATCACTGAAGCCAGAGCATGTTACAGCACATGCCATAGTGCCATCAGCTACACAGAACTTTAACTCTTACTGGAGTTATACATTTTAGGAGAAGGAACATGCCAGGGTGAACCAGTCAGCCTGAAAACCTGAGTCCAACACTGATAAGCTATCTCTGTTTAGATAACTCAAGTTATATTTTTGCCCTTTGTGTACCAAGCGCCTTATCAAATCTGCATATAGACTTTCCCCCCTTTGTCTGATAAGagaattcaaaatataaatacctgatttaaacagaaatatgttCACTAGgattttgttcattattttgtcattacTTTTTTCCTGTTCTGACACAGTATTTGTCTGTACTGTGgatggaagaagaaaagagtTCGGGCCCAAATCCCGGTTTGTACATTTAATCATCATGCGGCTTTACCGGCCCCATAAAAccctttaaaaacactttaacgCTTTATTACTGTTTGTCATTGAGTTCATCTCTGAACTTTAaacacaattaaacacacaagTGGGGggtttctaaaatgtttaaactaagTAACCTAAATCCTTTGTAAATGTATTGCTGAACTGTAGCTGAATGCTTACCAGTGATAATAGCAGGTAAATTTACCTGACTGAGAGAAAGTTGGTGTCTGTCAGTGTCACCAAATCCTTACAGTGGTTTAATCCAAAGACCGTAATACCATTCTTAGTTAAAGGGTTACACGACACAGATTTAAGGttgattgtttgttttccatagCTTCGCCACAAGGAGCCACATCATGCCTTTAGTTATCTGTAGTGTTTTATTTGCAGATAATCATCCCTTAATAAATTCTTCAGATTCAGTTATGTAATTTGATGCTAATAacagttaaaacacacacaagcttcttagagacattttctgctgtgttgTCATTTCTAAAAGGATTTACTTTTAACAATTAAACCCTTTGAGTTTCAGCTAATTGCTTATTAGGAAAATACATTCCTTATATATGTCCTGAAAATGGtgtatttgaacattttttgtaTGTCCAGTTTTAAGATTACTCTGGTTAAGAATTTGGAAATCGTGTACATACTGACCACTTTCCATTTAGTTAGTACCAAagtacatctttttttttatcatgacCATTTGAAAATTAGTAAATATTTGTGGACCTGCTTTAGAAATTGTGACCTAGTTTTATCTAAATAGTGATTCAGCCATAAAAACGCTTTGTATATTTGCAGTGGTGCTGCAcattgtttgtattatttgtaaaaTGCTAAGAGCTGCTAATGCcatcaaagtaaaaacacaatttaagtgATTTCTACTTAAATCAACTATAAACCGGAACATCCCATAACCTGAACTTTTATGATAAAGGTCAGTTCGGcgttttcccttttctcttgtGTTTGCACTCATCCATGTGAGTTGTACTAATGCTTGCAAACACCTACTCTCTCCCCCTGCAAGTTCTAAGAACTTGATTTAGCACCACTTCCTGTGAGGTGTTCAAATTTAGCTCCAATAACTTGTCTTTAAAGGAGACTAAGGGCAGTGGAAACCTACACAGAACCGGAACATCTAGGTCCAGCTCCCTAACACCATTATTGTTTACTACACTGCTCATTTTTATTTCCCTCCAAAGAAACAGAACAATAGTAAAACGCCAGCTTAGGGAAACTTTAGCTTTAATAACATTATGTCTccttttttcattgtcatttcatttgctccaatttcttcacttttctctCTGAACCCAACATCATCATTGTAGCAGCATGTAGGCTCAAATCTTTTCATTGCCCAGAAGTACACAGATTTTGGCATCTGTGAGATCAAATTATAGTTTATTTAGGTTCCCAAGGGGAAGAAGAACCCACAGTGACTCGTAAGTTCTTTCAGGTGCTTGAAACATGGATGTGAGGTTTATCCAAACTCATCCTCTTCGTTAGAAATTTTTCAAACTGCTGTCCATGCTCTGTGGTAAATGTATTCTTTTCAGCATGTGcagctgcaaaatactgaaacagaGAAGTGCAGGCTTTTAGTTCACTCttattttcatgtcattttgaTGGTGCGGCCAATGAAACACTGAATAAGCCTTTAACGCATGGACTTGCAGTGGACAGCACTCTGAAACAGATGAGGCAATATTCAGTATCTGAGCTCATACAGTACGATATGACAGTCTCTTACA is a window encoding:
- the gfod1 gene encoding glucose-fructose oxidoreductase domain-containing protein 1 isoform X2, translated to MLPGVGVFGTSLTARVIIPLLKNEGFAVKALWGRTQEEAEELAKEMNVPFYTNRIDDVLLHQDVDLVCINLPPPLTRQIAVKTLGIGKNVICDRTATPLDAFRMMSAAQYYPKLLSIMGNVLRFLPAFVRMKELLEEGYIGELLVCEAQVHSGSLLGKKYNWSCDDLMGGGGLHSVGTYIIDLLTFLTGQRAAKVHGFLKTFVKQTDHIRGIRQITSDDFCTFQMVLEGGACCTVTLNFNIPGEFRQEVIVVGTVGRLTVTGTDLYGQKNNGGGGSGGGPELLLKDTTPLEKASLPEKAFSDIPSPYLTGMIRMIQAVRQAFQDQDDRRTWDGRPLTMAATFEDCLYALCVVDTIKKSNQCGEWQNIVVMTEEPEVSPAYLISEAMRRRLSRQMHL
- the gfod1 gene encoding glucose-fructose oxidoreductase domain-containing protein 1 isoform X1, with translation MLPGVGVFGTSLTARVIIPLLKNEGFAVKALWGRTQEEAEELAKEMNVPFYTNRIDDVLLHQDVDLVCINLPPPLTRQIAVKTLGIGKNVICDRTATPLDAFRMMSAAQYYPKLLSIMGNVLRFLPAFVRMKELLEEGYIGELLVCEAQVHSGSLLGKKYNWSCDDLMGGGGLHSVGTYIIDLLTFLTGQRAAKVHGFLKTFVKQTDHIRGIRQITSDDFCTFQMVLEGGACCTVTLNFNIPGEFRQEVIVVGTVGRLTVTGTDLYGQKNNGGGGSGGGPELLLKDTTPLEKASLPEKAFSDIPSPYLTGMIRMIQAVRQAFQDQDDRRTWDGRPLTMAATFEDCLYALCVVDTIKKSNQCGEWQNIVVMTEEPEVSPAYLISEAMRRKRRINEEAKVKKTKMQNKEVSYQE